In the Diprion similis isolate iyDipSimi1 chromosome 2, iyDipSimi1.1, whole genome shotgun sequence genome, one interval contains:
- the LOC124412509 gene encoding chromatin assembly factor 1 p55 subunit encodes MGDKDGETFDDAVEERVINEEYKIWKKNTPFLYDLVMTHALEWPSLTAQWLPDVTRPEGKDYSVHRLILGTHTSDEQNHLLIASVQLPNEDAQFDASHYDNEKGEFGGFGSVSGKIEIEIKINHEGEVNRARYMPQNPCVIATKTPSSDVLVFDYTKHPSKPDPNGECHPDLRLRGHQKEGYGLSWNPNLNGYLLSASDDHTICLWDINATPKEHRVIDAKTIFTGHTAVVEDVAWHLLHESLFGSVADDQKLMIWDTRCNNTSKPSHTVDAHTAEVNCLSFNPYSEFILATGSADKTVALWDLRNLKLKLHSFESHKDEIFQVQWSPHNETILASSGTDRRLHVWDLSKIGEEQSTEDAEDGPPELLFIHGGHTAKISDFSWNPNEPWVICSVSEDNIMQVWQMAENIYNDEEPDTPASELEGGAS; translated from the exons ATGGGAGACAAAGACGGAG aaacttTCGACGATGCGGTTGAGGAGCGTGTCATCAATGAAGAGTACAAaatatggaagaaaaatactcCCTTTCTGTACGATCTTGTAATGACTCATGCCTTGGAGTGGCCCTCCCTTACAGCTCAATGGTTGCCTGATGTTACAAGACCAGAAGGGAAAGATTACTCCGTGCACCGTCTTATTTTGGGTACTCATACTTCCGATGAACAAAACCATTTGTTAATTGCCAGCGTACAGTTGCCGAATGAGGATGCGCAGTTCGATGCCTCTCATTACGACAATGAAAAGGGAGAGTTTGGAGGGTTTGGATCTGTCAGTGGAAAGATTGAAATCGAGATAAAAATCAATCACGAAGGTGAGGTCAACAGGGCACGTTACATGCCACAAAATCCATGCGTTATTGCTACAAAAACTCCCTCCAGTGATGTACTAGTATTTGACTATACCAAGCATCCCAGCAAACCTGATCCAAACGGTGAATGCCATCCAGATCTCAG GTTGCGTGGACATCAAAAAGAAGGATACGGCTTGTCATGGAATCCCAATCTCAACGGCTACTTGTTGAGCGCATCCGACGATCATACTATATGCTTGTGGGACATCAATGCAACACCTAAAGAGCACAGAGTAATTGATGCCAAGACTATATTCACTGGTCACACAGCTGTCGTAGAAGATGTCGCCTGGCATTTGCTTCACGAGTCTTTGTTTGGATCAGTAGCCGACGAccaaaaacttatgatttggGATACAAG ATGTAATAACACGAGTAAACCGAGCCACACTGTGGATGCTCATACAGCAGAAGTAAACTGTCTGAGCTTCAACCCTTACTCAGAATTTATATTAGCCACAGGCAGTGCTGACAAGACGGTAGCTCTGTGGGATCTGAGAAATTTGAAGTTGAAGCTTCACTCATTCGAATCCCATAAAGACGAAATTTTCCAAGTACAATGGTCACCGCACAATGAAACAATCTTGGCTAGCAGTGGGACCGATAGACGCTTACATGTTTGGGACCTGAGTAAGATTGGAGAGGAACAGTCCACCGAAGATGCTGAAGATGGACCACCAGAATTACTG ttCATTCACGGTGGacatacagccaaaataagtGACTTTTCCTGGAACCCCAATGAGCCGTGGGTGATTTGTTCTGTGTCGGAAGACAACATAATGCAAGTTTGGCAAATGGCTGAGAACATTTACAATGACGAAGAACCAGATACGCCTGCAAGTGAGCTTGAGGGTGGAGCGTCATAA